Genomic segment of Ostrinia nubilalis chromosome 10, ilOstNubi1.1, whole genome shotgun sequence:
AAGGTAAAAACGTGATAAATAACGtcgattttaattcttttaagCTATTTGTTCTATAATTCATGGTATTTCTGCGTTTCAGGCAATATCCGAGCTCACATGGCGTGAACCCACGTTGATCCAAGAAACTGCCATTCCCTTGTTGTTAGAGGGCAAAGATGTACTCATGAGGGCTCGAACAGGTTCAGGAAAGACGGCAGCATTCACGATACCAGTAATCCAGAAAATATTGAACTTGAAAAATACAAGTCGTCACCAGTGTATTTATGCTTTGATATTGTCACCAAGCAAAGAGTTATGTGGACAGGTAAATAATCATTTTGTctattaatcccaactaatattataaatgcgaaagtaactctgtctgtctgtctgtctgttacgctttcccgcttaaacctcgcaaccgattttgatgaaatttggcatagagatagtttgagtcccgggaaagaacataggatagtttttatcccggtttttgaaacagggacgcgcgcgataaagtttttctgtgacagacaaaattccacgcgggcgaagccgcgggcggaaagctagttttgtaTATTTACTACTCGAGTTGTTGAAATACCAAAAGAATGGCAacttacataaaacaaaaagaaataaaatagcaTAAAGTTGCTTGTTGTTGTACATAACTGCAGTTTACTCATAAACCTTGTTTCTAACTTATAGATAACATCAGTTATAAATGATTTGAGGACAAAATGTGCAAGAGAAGTTAGATGTGTAGATATATCGGCCAGCGGAGACATGCAGACACAGAAATCGTTGCTTATGGACAAACCGGACATTATTGTTTCGACTCCTTCAAAAGCTTTGGCACATTTGAAAGCAAATAACATGCGTTTAAAAGATGACTTGGCTATGCTCGTGGTAGATGAAGCAGATTTAATATTCTCTTTTGGATATGAAGACGAAATCAAGGAACTATTAGGGTAAGtgtaataattacattaatgtcCCTTGAAAGGAAAATACTGctaatgttatgaatttaatcatttttacctGCACATGACTATCAGTATCAACAAGATAAACActgttaatatttaaatttgACATTCAATGTATCTTTAATAGAAAATACTATCAGTGACTTCAGTCCGTGATAgactaatttttatttacagtcaTTTACCAAAAATCTACCAAGCTGTACTAGCATCGGCAACACTTTCAGATGACGTTCTAAGTCTAAAGAAGATTGTCCTTCGAAATCCCGTCACACTCAAGCTAGAGGAACCAGAACTTGCTCCGTCATCTCAGTTGCAGCATTACCACTTGTTTGCGGAGGAGGATGACAAAGCGGCCATATTATATGCGTTGCTAAAACTGAATCTTGTGAGAGGGAAGAGCATAATATTTGTCAGAACTGTAGATAGGTGTTACAAGTaagtaaaaatactttttattttacagtattataatttatttctttagtgtcgacaccgccttccccttcatatttgtttcaagtaactgtcctcaccataggttgtctggaagagatcgcttcatagcgataagaccgcctaattgtaccttgtgtgttccttttcttctgttatgttatttgtttggtgtgcaataaagtgtatttattatttattattattcacaccAAATTCTGAAGACGCCTACGTGACACTGCTGAAATCTTGGTTCCCAAAAACAAGTTGTTGCcgaaataaaagaagaagagctgataatattttttgtgttccaGGCTCAAACTATATCTTGAGCAGTTCAAAGTCGGTTCGTGTGTCCTCAATTCAGAGTTGCCTGCAGCCGTCCGGTGTCTCTCAGTAGACCAGTTCAACCGGGGAAGGTATCAGATTATCATTGCATCCGATGAGAAAGCATTGGAGAAACCAGACGGAGGCATTCTGGCACCTGAGGATCAAATTAATACtaagaaaaagaagaaagataaggtatgaattttaatttaatagttaAGATTAGAGTAAGTTAAATGAAATGGCAATagtaagggctatatttcaccgggacaccatggcggcgcaaccaggtgccgctaccaacaaaatgtatacagctttgcgcaaccaaacggacaccaggtgagtaactctctatagagctgtatacatttggttggtagccggcgactggttgcgccgccatggtgtcccggtgaaatatagccctaagatTTAGGATGGTCGCATACCAACGCAGCGTTATAACAACACAACTCAGCACTGACGCCGTATCAGCAGGGCTTCTgaactgtttatttattttaggaagaCCAGGGTTTACATCGTTATCGTCGTTTCTgatctatctgtcactgtcgctaATGCTGCGTAAGAGGGATAGCAAAAATCGAAATTTCTGATTGTTTTTCGGAGTAAAACCGCAGCTACGTGTTCTTCTTCCTACAGCAAACGTCAAAGCGGAAAAGGGACAAGGAATCGGGCGTGTCCCGCGGCATCGACTTCCAGAACGTGTCGAACGTGATAAACTTCGACTTCCCGCTCGACGTCAGCTCATACGTGCATCGCGCGGGACGAACCGCCAGGGGGACCAATCAGGTTGGTATTGGGACTTGTTCCTTACTTTTTATAAAGTCCTGTTAACCCTTGGTAaatgaatatgctttttttacGTGTGGGCTCACTACAATAGTCTTTTTCTTCTATTATGTAGGTGTAATACAGGTTACAACTCAGTGTTATTTACTGCCGTAGATGGTATGGCTCAATAGAGCTATGATGAAACATTTGATTTCGTACAAAGTGGTCTGGTTAAAGCTTTAGTTACAGGCTTTTTTCGAGTCAAGAGCATCTACCAGAAGATTAAAAAGAGTATCAGTCAATAAACTTTAATATCTTTTATGTATGTCTGGTCATGTgttaacattttattactttgcTGTTGTTTTAATCACACAATCACATATGTTTTCAGGGTTCGGTCCTGTCGTTCGTGTCAATGCGTGAGAAACCTCTTATGGATGCAGTAGAAGAACACTTGTCCAAAGGATTCAATAACCAGAAAGTTCTACAGTAAGTATATCTACATTCTATGTCTTacactaagcaaagcttgttctATTTCAAGTAATAAATATGCATACTTAAACATTTTCGGCAATGTTTCCGTACTTTAGATGTAGGAGGTTTTATGgagtttattaaaaagttataaaagcTATTGATTTTCTTTAAATACTTAGGTTTAATAtactaccactgcttcaggacattaaATGGGtaccaccacccatggttcttcctgcctcacggcgtacgaaccgaatctcgggagagcgcgcgggtatttgctctgggctcttttccccgggcgctttgcttgactccctacaaatttaTCTGACATTAAATGggccaattaattattaatgattCCTTCCAGAAAGTACGAGTTCGCGCTAGAAGAAGTGGAAGGCTTCAGGTACCGGTCGCGCGACGCGTGGCGGGCCGTCACCCGAATCGCCGTGAGGGAGGCTCGCTTGAAAGAAATCAAGCAGGAACTGCTCAACTGCAAGAAACTACAGGTGAGATGACAAGGAGAATAAgcgcaaaaata
This window contains:
- the LOC135075666 gene encoding probable ATP-dependent RNA helicase DDX56, with product MDDEKKVMFHEMELDDRLLKAISELTWREPTLIQETAIPLLLEGKDVLMRARTGSGKTAAFTIPVIQKILNLKNTSRHQCIYALILSPSKELCGQITSVINDLRTKCAREVRCVDISASGDMQTQKSLLMDKPDIIVSTPSKALAHLKANNMRLKDDLAMLVVDEADLIFSFGYEDEIKELLGHLPKIYQAVLASATLSDDVLSLKKIVLRNPVTLKLEEPELAPSSQLQHYHLFAEEDDKAAILYALLKLNLVRGKSIIFVRTVDRCYKLKLYLEQFKVGSCVLNSELPAAVRCLSVDQFNRGRYQIIIASDEKALEKPDGGILAPEDQINTKKKKKDKQTSKRKRDKESGVSRGIDFQNVSNVINFDFPLDVSSYVHRAGRTARGTNQGSVLSFVSMREKPLMDAVEEHLSKGFNNQKVLQKYEFALEEVEGFRYRSRDAWRAVTRIAVREARLKEIKQELLNCKKLQGYFEDNPTDLIALKRDKALHTVRLQPHLSHIPEYLLPAALRTDDPEPVEAEEAPQPPQKKKKPNKEYGNVKKLKRQARRNDPLRSLEVKKTPATDT